A window of the Dyadobacter pollutisoli genome harbors these coding sequences:
- a CDS encoding MATE family efflux transporter gives MKKWFQLLRQAIRGSEESFTEGSINRAIFLLSVPMILEMVMESLFAVVDIFFVSKVSTEAVATVGLTESVITLVYSVAIGLSTAATATIARRIGEGNTAQARQAIGQVILISLVVSSVVASIGSFFAGDILRLMGADDKVIATGTTFARIQFLSSPVVVLLYSLSGALRGAGSAATAMRSLMVANGINMILGPILIFGVGPFPELGVTGAALATATGRTIGVGYQLFSLTKVNKMLGLVWEDLRPDPETIATIVKVATGGTVQFLIGSASWIFLTRILSEFGSDVVAGYTIAIRVIMFTLLPAWGLANAAATLVGQNLGAGKPERAEASVWKCASYNLVFLLGLSVFMFIGAETIIGWFSTNVQVVETGKTALRVLCLGYGFYAYGMVVIQSLNGAGDTKTPTVLNLICFWMIQIPSAYVLAVILDLGPIGVFAAVPIAESALAMLGIWRFRLGGWKAVKV, from the coding sequence ATGAAAAAGTGGTTTCAACTACTTCGTCAGGCTATTCGTGGCTCCGAAGAAAGTTTTACCGAAGGAAGCATCAACCGTGCTATATTTTTACTTTCCGTTCCCATGATCCTGGAAATGGTAATGGAGTCATTATTCGCTGTCGTTGACATTTTTTTCGTTTCAAAAGTCAGTACCGAGGCTGTGGCAACAGTCGGCCTTACCGAGTCAGTCATTACATTGGTTTATTCCGTGGCCATCGGGCTGAGTACTGCCGCTACTGCGACCATTGCACGCAGGATCGGGGAAGGTAACACAGCTCAGGCCAGGCAGGCAATCGGGCAGGTTATTTTGATCTCGCTGGTGGTTTCGTCTGTTGTGGCCAGCATTGGGTCATTTTTTGCAGGAGATATCCTTCGCCTGATGGGTGCTGACGATAAGGTAATTGCAACCGGTACGACCTTCGCCAGGATTCAGTTTCTGAGCAGTCCGGTAGTCGTTTTACTTTACTCATTAAGTGGTGCTTTACGGGGTGCCGGTTCGGCTGCGACCGCCATGCGTTCGCTGATGGTGGCTAATGGCATCAATATGATCCTGGGGCCAATACTGATATTCGGCGTCGGGCCTTTTCCTGAACTGGGAGTAACAGGTGCAGCATTGGCCACGGCCACAGGACGGACCATCGGTGTCGGTTATCAGCTGTTTTCTCTGACAAAGGTCAACAAAATGCTGGGGCTAGTCTGGGAGGATTTGCGTCCTGATCCTGAGACCATTGCCACAATCGTCAAAGTAGCTACCGGCGGTACAGTACAGTTCCTGATCGGTTCGGCGAGCTGGATTTTCCTGACGAGGATTCTATCCGAATTCGGTAGTGATGTGGTGGCGGGTTACACGATCGCGATCCGTGTGATCATGTTCACACTGCTACCCGCGTGGGGGTTGGCGAATGCAGCCGCAACACTTGTCGGACAAAATCTGGGGGCCGGGAAACCGGAGCGGGCGGAAGCATCCGTCTGGAAATGTGCGTCTTATAACCTGGTGTTTCTTTTAGGCTTGTCGGTTTTTATGTTTATCGGTGCCGAAACGATCATTGGTTGGTTTAGTACCAATGTGCAGGTCGTGGAAACTGGTAAAACAGCGCTGCGGGTACTGTGCCTGGGATATGGTTTTTACGCATACGGAATGGTGGTAATTCAGTCGCTTAATGGTGCTGGAGATACCAAAACACCTACCGTACTAAACCTGATCTGTTTCTGGATGATCCAGATTCCTTCTGCGTATGTGCTTGCCGTTATCCTCGATCTGGGCCCGATCGGTGTTTTTGCCGCAGTGCCCATCGCCGAATCCGCGCTGGCAATGCTAGGCATCTGGCGGTTCAGATTGGGTGGTTGGAAGGCTGTAAAAGTGTAG
- a CDS encoding MBL fold metallo-hydrolase → MKIEQIYTGCLAQGAYFIVSNGEAAVIDPLREVQPYIQKADKIGAKIKYVFETHFHADFVSGHLDLSEKTGAGIVYGPNANTAFKAHIANDGEVFHLGDIRIKALHTPGHTLESTSYLLFDENNKPTALFSGDTLFIGDVGRPDLAQKSDLTMEDLAGMLYDSLRTKIMPLPNDVIVYPAHGAGSACGKNMSKETSDTLGNQKMFNYALRGDMSKEEFIGEVTAGLPEPPHYFPENVKMNRDGYESIDDVLERGDQALSAEAFEAKANNTGALILDTRDPSEFAKGFIPNSVNIGIQGGFAPWVGALIPDLKQDLLIVTEPGKEEEVVTRLARVGYDHTIGYLNGGFETWLASGKEMDSVTSVSATDFAEKFQSGKLEVIDVRKPDEFASGHIETARNLPLDYINDLMAEFPKDKTLYIHCAGGYRSMIAASILKSRGVDDVINIEGGFGAVSKTNVPVLEGV, encoded by the coding sequence ATGAAAATAGAACAAATATATACCGGATGCCTGGCGCAGGGAGCCTATTTTATAGTTTCCAATGGAGAAGCTGCGGTGATTGACCCTCTTCGCGAGGTGCAGCCGTACATTCAAAAGGCCGACAAGATCGGTGCGAAGATCAAGTATGTTTTTGAAACCCATTTTCATGCGGATTTTGTATCCGGTCACCTCGACCTGTCAGAGAAAACCGGTGCAGGTATCGTTTATGGGCCCAATGCCAATACTGCTTTTAAAGCGCACATTGCCAACGATGGTGAAGTATTTCATTTAGGAGATATTAGGATTAAGGCATTGCATACACCGGGTCACACGCTGGAATCTACCAGTTATTTGCTTTTTGATGAAAACAATAAACCCACTGCGCTTTTCAGTGGCGATACATTGTTTATAGGAGATGTAGGCAGGCCGGACCTGGCACAAAAAAGTGATCTGACAATGGAAGATCTGGCGGGAATGTTGTACGACAGCCTGCGTACGAAGATCATGCCTTTGCCCAATGATGTGATCGTGTACCCGGCCCATGGCGCTGGCTCGGCATGCGGGAAAAATATGAGCAAGGAAACATCGGATACATTAGGTAACCAAAAGATGTTCAATTACGCGCTACGAGGCGATATGTCCAAAGAGGAATTTATCGGCGAAGTAACAGCAGGCTTACCAGAGCCACCGCACTATTTTCCTGAGAATGTAAAAATGAACAGGGATGGCTACGAAAGTATCGACGATGTGCTTGAACGTGGTGATCAGGCGTTATCGGCGGAAGCATTTGAAGCAAAAGCCAATAATACAGGAGCTTTGATATTGGATACCAGAGACCCGTCTGAGTTTGCCAAGGGTTTTATTCCTAATTCTGTTAACATCGGTATCCAAGGTGGGTTTGCTCCATGGGTCGGCGCGCTTATTCCCGATCTGAAACAGGATTTGCTCATTGTCACCGAGCCGGGCAAAGAGGAGGAAGTAGTGACGCGGCTGGCCAGGGTTGGCTATGACCATACCATTGGTTATTTGAATGGTGGTTTCGAGACCTGGCTGGCGTCGGGCAAGGAAATGGACTCGGTAACATCTGTATCCGCTACCGACTTTGCTGAGAAATTCCAATCCGGGAAACTGGAAGTTATTGATGTAAGAAAACCTGACGAATTTGCTTCGGGGCACATTGAAACAGCCAGAAACCTGCCTTTGGATTATATCAATGATCTCATGGCCGAGTTCCCCAAAGACAAAACCTTGTACATCCATTGCGCAGGAGGTTACCGGTCCATGATTGCAGCCTCGATACTAAAATCGCGTGGCGTTGACGACGTTATAAATATTGAAGGAGGTTTCGGCGCAGTTTCCAAAACCAATGTCCCTGTTTTAGAAGGGGTTTAA
- the hflX gene encoding GTPase HflX, translating to MIDKKKLYSTAEKQETAVLVAVSTQKQPAEKTREYLEELAFLATTLGVETVKTFTQNLERADIRTYTGKGKLEEIMIYVTANPVDMIIYDDDLSPSQVRNLEAVFKDIKVIDRSLLILSIFAMRAQTAQSKLQVELAQYQYMYPRLTRLWTHLSRQSGAGVGMRGPGETELETDRRIVKDRIAFLKEKLEKVDRQSTTRRKERDRLVRVAIVGYTNVGKSTLMRSLSKADVFAENKLFATVDSTVRKVNMENVPFLLTDTVGFIRKLPTTLIESFKSTLDEVREADILVHVVDISHPLFEEHLDVVNKTLEEIGAANKPSILVFNKIDLYKPSYNDEHLDEEPEQSSESTLEQLKKSYIADKAERVVFISAEKKENVDELKNTLFSLVKEKHFSIYPNWLDLGYTAVQSEE from the coding sequence ATGATTGATAAAAAGAAGTTATACTCCACGGCTGAAAAGCAGGAAACAGCCGTATTGGTAGCAGTAAGTACCCAAAAACAACCTGCTGAAAAAACACGGGAGTACCTGGAAGAACTGGCGTTTCTGGCGACCACATTGGGCGTTGAAACTGTTAAGACTTTTACCCAAAATCTGGAACGTGCCGACATCCGTACTTACACCGGAAAGGGCAAGCTGGAAGAAATAATGATATATGTGACCGCCAATCCGGTCGATATGATCATTTATGATGATGACTTGTCGCCTTCTCAGGTGAGGAACCTGGAGGCCGTTTTCAAGGACATTAAAGTGATTGACCGCAGCCTTCTGATCCTGTCGATTTTTGCTATGCGGGCACAGACGGCCCAATCGAAATTGCAGGTAGAACTGGCACAGTACCAATATATGTACCCAAGACTGACCAGGCTCTGGACTCACTTAAGTCGCCAGTCGGGCGCGGGTGTGGGTATGCGCGGACCTGGTGAAACGGAATTGGAAACGGATAGGCGGATTGTAAAAGACCGCATTGCCTTCCTGAAAGAAAAACTTGAAAAGGTTGACCGTCAGAGTACTACGCGAAGAAAAGAAAGAGACCGACTGGTACGTGTCGCCATTGTAGGTTATACCAATGTGGGTAAATCAACGCTGATGCGCAGCTTGTCCAAGGCAGATGTTTTTGCTGAAAATAAACTGTTCGCTACCGTTGATTCCACGGTAAGGAAGGTCAACATGGAGAATGTCCCTTTCCTGCTCACCGATACCGTTGGATTCATCCGCAAGCTGCCTACCACATTGATCGAGTCATTTAAATCGACATTGGACGAGGTTCGAGAGGCTGATATTTTAGTACATGTGGTTGACATTTCGCATCCGTTGTTTGAAGAGCACCTGGATGTGGTGAACAAGACATTGGAAGAAATCGGCGCGGCGAATAAGCCTTCCATTCTGGTTTTCAACAAGATAGACCTTTACAAACCGTCTTACAATGATGAACATCTGGACGAAGAGCCGGAACAATCGTCTGAAAGTACATTAGAGCAGTTGAAAAAGAGCTATATCGCCGATAAAGCCGAGCGTGTAGTGTTTATTTCAGCTGAGAAAAAGGAAAATGTCGACGAGTTAAAGAATACATTGTTTTCACTGGTGAAGGAGAAACACTTTTCAATTTATCCGAACTGGCTTGATTTGGGGTATACTGCTGTACAATCAGAAGAATAA